The following coding sequences are from one Haliotis asinina isolate JCU_RB_2024 chromosome 3, JCU_Hal_asi_v2, whole genome shotgun sequence window:
- the LOC137277623 gene encoding zinc finger protein 608-like, whose product MSSVEHTATVDRGLKMKIKRKNVGQSSNKTDQKHEIVKTEKDACKAVSNSEGNTLQTTQNSNGLLEKSTKHCLLSERGDRSPMKMKGSHKGEKKTKEKGKTESGNVLNGGTSCAGPSSVSNGLDALLNQVSMEPRVGDSAQMKREKTVSDPYEFNAKLEDAGPGIELPMKKMKSEKVETASSPMQTSCSDVGVETSNVGVATDPDCLGPCEPGTSITLEGLVWHETENGVLVVNVTWRGKTYVGTLLDATRYDWAPPRFNCESPVSDFETRTPKGRGKRIRGTAGTPVNEKANSEGRKLRTKTRRGSSASFQAPPSPARSDVSVGGVKRKGRPPELDLSDNAKVKRCRSSSRGTPGTESPSPVLIECPEPNCNKKYKHINGLRYHQTHAHHNLGGNQDDDDDDGEDTDAPTPPVTRAGKKGSASESEKSKEKASSDKDNEDNIPLNEIAAASSKAKAAAAAAAAAAASTSSSNQEKNTTKSDSNKSDSSKSESTSGSSKKRETAVTSAVTPVTSSAKISVPTTQVYQISGAPIGCLAGVAASVVTQAVSVTTTSVTASSPSPAPIPVAVTAMTTQPQAAELIKTEASKDKTDKTKTKSATRPIVPAPPPQVIALSSSGTVSHSNLSPVSSQMSPSIRPIQPKPTIMGEPSGINPALASLRQDRKPRRRETEKKVKKEKDGSNGSALVNNNKQSSKEQVLKDDQSNCKRPAVIKTALGPSRPGETPPRKDNIVPIHETPKTSHESQRPSPSGPSVIATQGLMKGVDQQQAARLNQPPNMLKVNSPLRVTTPDHDRKTPVTEDVQSPAYSDISDANESGSPQQNESPSKKDEVSIKKEKVSTPQGPQGDGSMSSHYGMYSFYGQQYMMPNVAGSHLSPSAPKPHIAGQEGSSGSEDKKQTALQEDRKTGEKKPDDKDDVKVKLEAAGAKHAPTQMHPDYQKYMQQVYAQLHHLPHHAQYQCLAAYGLIDPSQYHMHMMAQDPHARQQYEKAAADEKRHQQEQGLKDSEGNKQSETRPASQEHSTQSSEHPGMSKPPQQPQPGQTLGGPQGMQVDRLQDMKKAVSDRPTEREIRDQNLREKQNENHQILKENIELKSQMDRPRHFDMQYDFRNQEEIRRQHMFQQQKMYEQQKRKMELSSEPPELTSTEAGNKKQALGRTEGPKGIEQFRDTKKEVIDGRKNVHGHDIMGKMSTDVKMMDDKSRNSDKHRGSLDVSKTKPPHSVSSSVSTSSPSSNAPSSTAQNASYQSYLQYPYMQSPVHYGHMGYDPNNPLYRAVNPQVMGYSGTPYLHSPQLGYARVGGPGGGEGDKEKLDSSINKSGSAGNPESLESEGKSESVPQGSQFYSNVHKIHELGERGRPSPHGSSPVPQKPGTGESPGTTLQVHQGVGEKARDYSNSPPTQRHLHTHHHTHVVSGYGPAMYEPIPYNAPMLMSHSAAAAATAALQHPYNSK is encoded by the exons ATGAGTTCTGTCGAACACACTGCTACAGTGGACAGGGGATTAAAAATGAAGATTAAGCGTAAAAATGTGGGACAAAGTTCTAACAAAACTGATCAGAAGCACGAAATTGTGAAAACTGAAAAGGATGCCTGTAAGGCTGTGTCAAATTCTGAAGGAAATACTTTGCAAACAACTCAGAACTCAAACGGACTGTTGGAGAAATCGACAAAGCACTGTTTGCTTTCAGAGAGGGGAGACCGATCGCCTATGAAAATGAAGGGGTCTCACAAGggagaaaagaaaactaaagAAAAGGGTAAAACCGAGAGTGGGAACGTTTTAAACGGAGGCACTTCATGTGCCGGACCTTCTAGTGTAAGTAACGGTTTGGATGCCCTCCTCAACCAAGTTTCTATGGAACCTCGGGTCGGTGACAGTGCTCAAATGAAAAGGGAAAAAACAGTTAGTGATCCTTATGAATTTAATGCCAAACTTGAGGACGCAGGTCCAGGGATAGAACTACCAATGAAAAAGATGAAAAGTGAGAAG GTTGAAACTGCATCTTCTCCCATGCAGACATCTTGCTCCGATGTGGGTGTAGAAACGTCCAATGTGGGTGTCGCCACAGATCCAGACTGTCTTGGTCCATGTGAGCCAGGGACAAGCATCACATTGGAGGGACTTGTCTGGCATGAGACTGAAAATG gTGTGTTGGTTGTGAATGTCACATGGCGAGGAAAGACGTATGTTGGTACTCTGCTCGATGCCACACGTTATGACTGGGCACCCCCAAG aTTTAACTGTGAATCACCTGTGAGTGACTTTGAGACACGGACTCCTAAAGGTCGTGGAAAGAGGATACGAGGCACTGCAGGTACTCCTGTCAATGAAAAAGCCAATTCTGAGGGAAGGAAGCTCAGAACAAAGACCCGTCGTGGTAGCAGTGCTAGTTTTCAGGCACCTCCAAGTCCTGCCCGATCTGATGTGTCTGTAGGTGGGGTGAAGAGAAAAGGGCGGCCCCCAGAGTTGGATTTGTCAGACAATGCTAAAGTTAAACGGTGTCGTTCAAGTTCTAGAGGAACCCCTGGCACAGAGAGTCCATCTCCTGTGCTTATCGAGTGCCCTGAACCCAACtgtaataaaaaatacaaacacatcaaTGGACTAAGGTAtcaccagacacatgcacatCATAATCTTGGTGGAAACCaagacgacgatgatgatgatggcgaggACACTGATGCCCCCACCCCACCTGTCACACGGGCAGGTAAAAAGGGCAGTGCAAGTGAGAGTGAGAAAAGCAAAGAAAAAGCTTCCAGTGATAAAGACAATGAAGATAACATTCCACTTAATGAAATAGCAGCAGCTTCCAGCAAAGCTAAGGCTGCAGCGGcagcagctgctgctgctgcagcttcAACCTCATCTTCTAATCaggaaaagaacactaccaaAAGTGATAGCAATAAATCAGACAGTTCTAAATCTGAATCCACATCAGGGTCATCTAAAAAGAGAGAAACTGCCGTCACCTCAGCAGTGACACCTGTTACTTCATCCGCCAAAATTTCAGTGCCAACAACCCAGGTATATCAGATCTCTGGGGCTCCAATTGGATGTCTGGCAGGTGTTGCTGCCTCTGTGGTAACACAGGCTGTTTCCGTGACAACCACATCCGTAACGGCTAGCAGCCCTTCTCCAGCACCAATTCCAGTAGCTGTCACAGCTATGACCACACAACCTCAGGCAGCAGAACTTATCAAAACTGAAGCCTCAAAGGACAAAACtgataaaactaaaacaaaaagtGCAACACGTCCAATTGTGCCAGCACCACCACCTCAAGTGATTGCTTTGTCAAGTAGTGGGACTGTCAGTCATTCCAATCTATCCCCTGTTTCCTCACAGATGTCTCCTTCAATAAGGCCAATTCAGCCCAAGCCTACCATTATGGGTGAGCCATCAGGTATAAACCCTGCCCTAGCATCTCTCAGGCAGGACAGGAAACCCAGAAGAAGGGAGACGGAGAAGAAAGTCAAGAAAGAGAAAGATGGGAGTAATGGTAGTGCTCTTGtgaataataataaacaatCTTCCAAAGAACAAGTGCTAAAAGATGATCAGTCAAACTGTAAGCGTCCAGCTGTGATAAAAACTGCTCTTGGTCCGTCCAGACCTGGGGAGACACCTCCTCGTAAAGACAATATTGTGCCAATCCATGAGACACCAAAGACATCTCATGAGTCTCAGAGACCATCCCCCTCAGGGCCTTCTGTAATAGCAACTCAAGGACTTATGAAAGGTGTAGATCAGCAACAGGCAGCACGGCTGAATCAGCCACCCAACATGTTGAAGGTCAACTCTCCTCTGAGGGTGACCACGCCTGATCATGATCGGAAAACTCCTGTAACAGAGGATGTCCAGAGTCCAGCTTATTCTGACATTTCTGATGCAAATGAGTCAGGTTCCCCACAGCAAAATGAGAGTCCATCTAAGAAAGATGAAGTTTCCATTAAAAAGGAAAAGGTATCCACTCCACAAGGACCACAAGGTGATGGTAGCATGTCATCACATTATGGAATGTATTCATTTTATGGACAGCAGTATATGATGCCCAACGTTGCAGGGTCACATTTATCTCCAAGTGCTCCTAAGCCCCACATAGCAGGGCAGGAAGGAAGCTCAGGCAGTGAGGACAAGAAGCAGACTGCTCTCCAAGAGGACAGAAAAACGGGTGAAAAGAAACCAGATGATAAGGATGATGTTAAGGTGAAACTTGAAGCTGCTGGGGCTAAGCATGCTCCTACACAAATGCATCCAGACTATCAGAAGTACATGCAGCAAGTTTATGCTCAGCTTCATCACCTGCCTCATCATGCCCAGTATCAATGTCTAGCAGCCTATGGACTCATTGATCCCAGCCAGTATCACATGCACATGATGGCTCAAGACCCTCATGCAAGGCAACAGTATGAGAAGGCTGCAGCTGATGAGAAGAGGCATCAACAGGAGCAGGGACTGAAGGACAGTGAAGGCAATAAACAATCTGAAACCCGTCCAGCATCCCAAGAACATAGCACTCAGTCTTCTGAGCATCCTGGGATGTCCAAACCACCTCAGCAGCCTCAGCCTGGTCAAACACTGGGAGGTCCTCAGGGCATGCAGGTTGATAGGTTGCAGGACATGAAGAAGGCTGTCTCAGACAGGCCAACAGAGAGAGAAATTAGGGATCAGAATTTAAGGGAGAAACAGAATGAGAACCACCAGATCCTGAAGGAGAACATTGAACTGAAGTCTCAGATGGATCGTCCTCGGCATTTTGACATGCAATATGATTTCCGTAACCAGGAGGAAATCAGGAGACAGCATATGTTTCAGCAGCAGAAAATGTAtgaacaacaaaaaagaaagaTGGAACTGAGTAGTGAACCTCCTGAGCTTACGAGCACAGAGGCAGGAAACAAGAAACAGGCACTGGGCAGGACAGAGGGACCGAAGGGCATTGAACAGTTCAGGGATACAAAGAAAGAGGTGATTGATGGTAGGAAAAATGTTCATGGACatgatataatgggaaaaatgAGTACTGATGTGAAAATGATGGACGACAAGTCCAGAAATAGTGATAAACACAGAGGGTCTTTAGATGTGTCAAAGACCAAGCCCCCTCATTCAGTGTCCTCGAGTGTGAGTACATCTTCTCCTTCTAGCAATGCACCTTCCTCCACAGCCCAAAATGCCTCATATCAATCATACCTCCAGTATCCTTACATGCAGTCTCCGGTCCATTACGGACATAtgggttacgatcctaacaaccCACTGTACCGAGCGGTGAACCCTCAGGTCATGGGATACAGTGGTACACCTTACCTCCACTCCCCTCAGCTGGGATACGCCAGAGTTGGGGGACCAGGGGGAGGGGAAGGAGACAAGGAAAAGTTGGATTCTAGTATAAACAAAAGTGGTAGTGCTGGAAACCCTGAATCCTTAGAAAGTGAAGGGAAAAGTGAGAGTGTTCCTCAAGGATCTCAATTCTACAGCAATGTGCATAAAATACATGAACTTGGTGAACGAGGGCGACCAAGTCCTCATGGGTCCTCCCCAGTGCCCCAGAAACCTGGGACAGGGGAGTCACCTGGAACAACTCTACAGGTGCATCAGGGGGTGGGGGAGAAGGCTCGGGATTACTCCAACTCCCCACCCACCCAGCGCCATCTACACACGCACCATCACACTCATGTGGTCAGTGGATATGGGCCTGCAATGTATGAACCTATACCATACAATG